In the Clostridium beijerinckii genome, one interval contains:
- a CDS encoding Dabb family protein, protein MVINNLLLKLKNRDADNIKKTQEILLSMRGKIEVLIDIQAEINIRPGESNYDIILITKFASLEDLDKYLIHPNHLEVAKFIGSVLDTQASVCYSL, encoded by the coding sequence ATGGTTATAAACAATTTATTATTAAAATTAAAGAATAGAGATGCTGATAATATTAAAAAAACTCAAGAAATTCTTCTAAGCATGAGAGGAAAAATAGAAGTTCTGATAGACATACAGGCAGAAATAAATATTCGTCCTGGTGAAAGTAATTATGATATAATTTTGATTACAAAATTTGCATCATTAGAAGATTTAGATAAATATCTTATTCATCCAAATCACTTAGAAGTTGCTAAATTTATCGGCAGTGTCTTAGATACACAAGCATCCGTATGTTATAGCTTATAA
- a CDS encoding Na+/H+ antiporter NhaC family protein: MSIQAIGILVVFLVSVILMMTRKLPTILVLPLMAVIFALIAGIPIMSSDPKEFTITANVLEAGSMRMSSAIAGLIFGAWFGQILNKVGITKTIIRKAAELAGDKPVIIALTFLIAASIIFSAASGLGMVILVGTIIIPIMLTAGLSPLVSALVLLFANAIGVTFYVGGWAIYKDVLKLTTEQIANYSLIPAVPLIIVAVVTILYYNSKGAKLKKAWSMPLNNEGQLGNNMNVRSIALISPIIPVIFAFTLKLSIVPSVVLGIVITLILATPKRPVHVLSSALIEGIQDTAGALALLIGIGMVLNAVMAEPVAAILKPMIETIIPHSPLTYILVFTLLSPLAIYRGPFNIYGLGSGIAALLVAAGMNPVAAMVALRVNSNLQAVCDPTNSHNVWVSDYTKTDVNEILKKTIIWLVIAVGVSMVVASFVVTL, from the coding sequence ATGAGTATACAAGCAATCGGTATTTTAGTTGTATTCTTAGTTTCAGTTATTTTAATGATGACAAGAAAGTTACCGACGATTTTGGTATTGCCACTAATGGCAGTCATATTTGCATTAATTGCAGGAATTCCAATAATGTCAAGTGATCCTAAAGAATTTACAATTACAGCCAATGTATTAGAGGCTGGTTCAATGAGAATGTCTTCAGCTATTGCTGGCTTAATATTTGGTGCATGGTTTGGGCAAATATTAAATAAGGTTGGTATAACAAAAACTATTATAAGAAAAGCTGCAGAACTTGCAGGTGATAAACCAGTTATTATTGCACTTACTTTTTTAATCGCAGCATCAATAATATTCTCAGCAGCAAGTGGTTTAGGAATGGTAATTCTTGTGGGAACAATCATTATACCAATAATGCTGACAGCAGGATTAAGTCCACTTGTAAGTGCATTAGTGCTTTTGTTTGCTAATGCAATAGGAGTAACTTTCTATGTTGGTGGTTGGGCAATATACAAAGATGTATTAAAATTAACTACAGAACAAATAGCAAACTATTCTTTAATACCTGCAGTACCACTTATAATTGTAGCCGTAGTTACTATTCTTTATTATAACAGTAAAGGTGCAAAATTAAAAAAGGCTTGGTCAATGCCATTAAATAATGAAGGGCAATTAGGAAATAATATGAATGTTAGATCAATAGCACTTATTAGCCCAATTATTCCAGTAATATTTGCCTTTACATTAAAATTATCAATAGTTCCTTCAGTTGTTTTAGGTATTGTAATAACATTGATACTTGCAACACCAAAGAGACCAGTACATGTTTTATCAAGTGCCTTAATTGAAGGTATTCAAGACACAGCAGGAGCTTTAGCTTTATTAATTGGTATAGGAATGGTATTAAATGCCGTTATGGCAGAACCAGTTGCAGCGATACTTAAGCCAATGATTGAAACTATAATTCCTCATAGTCCATTAACATATATACTTGTATTTACATTACTATCACCATTAGCTATATATAGAGGACCTTTTAATATATATGGATTAGGAAGTGGAATAGCAGCATTACTTGTAGCAGCAGGAATGAATCCAGTAGCTGCAATGGTTGCATTACGTGTAAACAGTAATCTTCAAGCAGTTTGTGATCCAACGAACTCTCATAATGTATGGGTTTCTGATTATACAAAGACTGATGTAAACGAAATCTTAAAGAAAACTATTATTTGGCTGGTTATAGCAGTAGGAGTTTCTATGGTTGTTGCAAGTTTTGTAGTAACATTGTAA
- a CDS encoding winged helix-turn-helix transcriptional regulator, whose protein sequence is MSEIKLERGNPNEKCPIEAAINIIGSKWTFLIIRDLLIDGKIRFGDLLRSLDGISPKTLSLRLRELEKFGLVKRIVYPEIPPKVEYELTEKGKSLETAFIELKKWGLTILE, encoded by the coding sequence ATGTCAGAAATCAAACTTGAACGAGGAAATCCTAATGAAAAATGTCCTATTGAGGCAGCAATAAATATTATAGGTAGTAAATGGACATTTCTAATAATAAGAGATTTATTGATAGATGGAAAAATTAGATTTGGAGATTTGTTGCGCTCTTTAGATGGGATAAGCCCCAAAACGCTCTCCCTTAGACTACGTGAACTAGAGAAATTTGGGTTAGTTAAAAGAATAGTTTATCCAGAAATTCCTCCAAAAGTTGAATATGAATTAACTGAAAAAGGTAAGAGTTTAGAAACTGCATTTATAGAGTTGAAGAAGTGGGGACTTACAATTTTAGAATAG
- a CDS encoding DeoR/GlpR family DNA-binding transcription regulator → MFTEERLEQILNILNKHGRVKVKELSEQFNVSEGMIRKDLQRLEKNGDLQRTYGGAILNRKISKLSSITTRMTVNLNSKELISKKAFELIEDGDIIFLESSSINFLLAKLIANSTKKITLITNMSIIPPLFNNNETVVLICIGGVYDNRSGGVLGSEAIKSISKYTFNKGFLGSSGVNLITNSVGTSMLEDGNLKELIVSTSKEAFLLVETEKFNTDSLYKFATINEFDAIVTDSNITDDIREQLNNLTVKLI, encoded by the coding sequence ATGTTTACTGAAGAAAGACTAGAACAGATTTTAAATATACTTAATAAACATGGTAGAGTGAAAGTTAAAGAACTAAGTGAACAATTTAATGTTTCAGAAGGTATGATAAGAAAGGATTTACAAAGGTTAGAGAAAAATGGAGATCTTCAAAGGACCTATGGTGGAGCTATATTAAATAGAAAAATTTCTAAATTAAGCTCTATAACTACCAGAATGACAGTTAACTTAAATAGCAAAGAGTTAATATCTAAGAAAGCTTTTGAACTTATAGAGGATGGAGATATTATTTTTTTAGAGTCCTCAAGCATAAATTTTTTATTAGCAAAACTAATAGCTAATAGCACAAAAAAAATAACTTTGATAACTAATATGTCTATAATTCCACCGCTTTTCAATAACAATGAAACCGTTGTATTAATATGCATAGGTGGTGTATATGACAATAGAAGCGGCGGAGTCTTAGGCTCAGAAGCAATTAAGAGCATATCTAAATATACTTTTAATAAAGGTTTTTTAGGAAGTTCCGGTGTAAATTTAATTACTAACAGCGTAGGTACTTCTATGTTAGAAGATGGTAATCTTAAAGAACTTATAGTTTCAACAAGTAAAGAAGCATTTTTGCTTGTTGAAACAGAAAAATTTAATACAGATAGTCTCTATAAATTTGCAACTATAAATGAATTTGATGCTATAGTTACCGATTCAAACATCACTGACGATATTAGAGAACAGTTGAATAATTTAACTGTTAAGCTAATATAA
- a CDS encoding SDR family oxidoreductase, whose translation MQNTLSFDINKELDGKRVLVTGGTKGIGRSIVDRLLNAGAKIITTARTMPNDLPDSIGFIQANVSTPEGTERIIKETLERLGGLDILINNVGGSSSSTSGALSLSDDDWLQAFNQNLFSAVRLDRGFLPSMIKQKKGVIIHISSIQRRLPGIMTMSYSAAKAALTNYSKNLATQFGGDGIRINTVAPGFTETKAAERLIERMAQNSGIDYNSARQELMDNLGGIPLGRPAKPEEIAELVAFLVSDRASYITGSEHIIDGGIIRTI comes from the coding sequence ATGCAAAATACTTTATCATTTGATATTAACAAAGAACTTGATGGTAAACGCGTACTTGTAACAGGTGGAACTAAAGGTATTGGTAGATCAATTGTTGATCGTTTGCTTAATGCGGGTGCAAAAATAATAACAACTGCACGAACTATGCCTAATGATTTGCCAGATTCTATAGGGTTCATTCAAGCAAATGTTAGCACACCAGAGGGTACTGAGAGAATCATTAAAGAGACTCTTGAAAGACTCGGTGGATTAGATATTTTAATAAATAATGTAGGTGGTTCTTCATCCTCCACTTCTGGAGCATTAAGTTTAAGTGATGACGATTGGTTGCAAGCCTTTAACCAAAATCTTTTTTCAGCTGTACGCTTAGATCGTGGTTTTCTGCCCTCTATGATTAAACAAAAGAAAGGCGTAATAATTCACATATCATCTATTCAAAGGAGACTTCCTGGGATAATGACTATGTCATACTCTGCTGCTAAAGCGGCCCTAACAAATTACAGCAAGAATCTAGCTACGCAGTTTGGTGGAGATGGAATACGAATAAATACAGTTGCTCCAGGTTTTACAGAAACAAAAGCTGCTGAGCGTCTTATTGAAAGAATGGCACAAAATTCCGGAATTGACTATAATAGCGCTCGTCAAGAATTAATGGATAACCTTGGCGGCATACCACTTGGTCGTCCAGCAAAACCTGAAGAAATCGCTGAACTTGTTGCATTTCTTGTATCAGACAGAGCATCTTATATCACTGGTAGTGAGCATATTATTGATGGCGGAATAATAAGGACTATATAG
- a CDS encoding nitroreductase family protein — protein sequence MNNFIKVNSEKCTKCGLCVKICRGTLVMSDLGPKVDRDLCIECGHCVAVCPNGALDSTKTPLDNQVQIQKEKLMDSNIAATFLRSRRSIRAFQKRDVSRDIISELLNIARFAPTACNSQGLSYHVIDNHKILHEITSIIADWTEESIENGVLKNSPWVQNTVSTIAQYRNDNKDTILRDAPCLVIATAPREQKELGRDNTHFSLTYVQLYAQTLGLGTCWSELFEYCSMAEYEPLLRLLNISKGRVVTGALLVGYPLYNFKRLVDRNPLEITWQ from the coding sequence ATGAATAATTTTATTAAAGTTAATTCTGAAAAATGCACTAAATGTGGTCTGTGTGTGAAAATATGTAGAGGAACATTGGTGATGAGTGATTTAGGACCCAAAGTAGACAGGGATCTTTGTATTGAATGTGGTCATTGCGTGGCTGTTTGTCCCAATGGTGCTTTAGACAGCACAAAAACTCCATTAGATAATCAAGTGCAAATTCAAAAAGAAAAGTTAATGGATTCAAATATTGCGGCCACTTTTCTTAGATCAAGAAGATCTATTCGAGCATTTCAGAAAAGGGATGTATCTCGAGATATAATTAGTGAACTTCTTAATATAGCTAGATTTGCACCAACAGCTTGCAATTCTCAAGGACTTTCGTATCATGTTATTGATAATCATAAGATTCTACATGAAATTACTTCGATTATAGCTGACTGGACGGAGGAATCTATAGAAAATGGTGTGTTAAAGAATTCGCCGTGGGTACAGAATACTGTTTCGACAATAGCACAGTATCGTAATGATAACAAAGATACAATATTAAGAGATGCTCCATGTTTAGTGATTGCAACAGCTCCAAGAGAACAAAAAGAACTTGGTCGCGACAATACACACTTTTCATTAACATATGTGCAATTATATGCACAAACATTAGGATTAGGAACCTGTTGGTCAGAACTATTTGAATATTGTTCTATGGCAGAATATGAACCTCTTTTAAGATTGCTGAATATTTCTAAAGGTAGGGTAGTAACGGGTGCGCTATTAGTAGGATATCCACTTTATAATTTTAAAAGACTGGTAGATAGAAATCCTTTAGAAATCACATGGCAGTAA
- a CDS encoding substrate-binding domain-containing protein, with protein sequence MIHIKKDLTNMLLMLILFVLVFILSKLFLYLESILCIIGVLGAIFLIILQCCKFKENKSIGRNVAIEKIKTGNLKYDENKDLSSDERFIIDEFIKLVKVFKSYVAEISALGDSVIDTADETEELSKTLMSLNDLVAEGSQQQAGETESCMNLVEGLSLKFEDVNSAMKVIENRIQLLENASLHGSTNVNDTLTKSSETRDAFTNVSNSIGMLKLKSNNINQIVSVITEIADQTNLLALNASIEAARAGKEGKGFTVVATEVRKLADRSFKSAYEIKNIVSEINMEIDSTETIINSTEDKLNLQLESVKNVNSAFNNIDHCIIECTNQYSAVKDSMDKLEQLKNSIIDDITNIAAISEETAASTGEAVEVSMHQKNSMIILSDIAKKLKSRIDSVESQIAHYNVECDKNREKRIGFVTILPESDPYMINMIKIAKETAKKYGYKLVVRYPQNYLKSKPEEQVAIINELTEKDGGIDYLIIHPWEAKLISPIVNELSKKGMKTICVDGDLHGSNRLAYIGTDNYKAGVSVAQAIIKVAKGKGNVILSTIRKSEIADIRIKAIEEYLHTHSDIRIVDVEINNCDINERFSYLKDALNKYSDVKVIAGLDLHFIKVAELLKKSSNSMDKKLIGFDNTDYNIKAVKAGIVDILISQRQNLFGQVALKSIFDYESGAKVKEVELLDTYQITKVSEGY encoded by the coding sequence ATGATTCATATAAAAAAAGATTTAACTAATATGCTGCTAATGTTAATACTATTTGTTCTGGTATTTATTTTGAGTAAGTTATTCCTGTATTTGGAATCAATCTTATGTATTATTGGAGTTTTAGGAGCAATCTTTTTAATTATATTACAATGTTGCAAATTTAAAGAAAATAAATCTATAGGTAGAAATGTTGCAATTGAAAAAATTAAAACTGGTAATTTGAAATATGATGAAAATAAGGATTTAAGTTCAGATGAAAGATTTATTATCGATGAATTTATTAAACTTGTAAAGGTTTTTAAAAGTTATGTTGCTGAAATATCAGCCTTGGGTGATTCAGTAATAGATACTGCAGATGAGACCGAAGAGTTATCAAAAACTTTAATGAGCCTTAACGACTTAGTAGCTGAAGGATCTCAGCAACAAGCAGGTGAAACAGAAAGTTGTATGAATTTAGTAGAAGGATTATCACTTAAATTTGAAGATGTTAACAGTGCAATGAAAGTTATAGAGAATAGGATTCAGCTATTAGAAAACGCAAGTTTGCATGGCAGTACAAATGTAAATGATACTTTAACTAAAAGTTCTGAAACTAGAGATGCTTTTACCAATGTTTCTAATAGTATAGGAATGCTAAAATTAAAATCTAATAATATTAATCAAATAGTTTCAGTAATTACAGAAATAGCAGATCAGACTAATTTATTAGCGTTAAATGCATCTATTGAAGCAGCAAGGGCTGGCAAAGAGGGTAAAGGTTTTACAGTTGTTGCAACTGAAGTTAGAAAGTTAGCAGATAGAAGCTTTAAATCAGCTTATGAGATAAAAAATATTGTAAGTGAAATAAATATGGAAATTGATTCAACTGAAACAATAATTAATTCCACAGAAGATAAGTTGAATTTGCAGCTTGAATCTGTGAAGAATGTTAATAGTGCTTTTAATAATATAGATCATTGTATTATCGAATGTACTAATCAGTATTCTGCGGTAAAAGATAGTATGGATAAGTTAGAGCAGTTAAAAAATTCAATAATTGATGATATTACTAATATCGCAGCTATTTCAGAGGAAACTGCAGCCTCAACAGGAGAAGCTGTTGAGGTAAGCATGCATCAAAAGAATTCGATGATTATTTTATCGGATATTGCTAAAAAGTTAAAAAGTAGGATAGATAGTGTAGAAAGTCAAATAGCTCACTACAATGTTGAATGTGATAAGAATAGAGAAAAAAGGATTGGTTTTGTGACAATATTACCGGAAAGTGATCCATATATGATAAATATGATTAAGATAGCTAAAGAAACCGCTAAAAAATATGGATATAAGCTTGTGGTTAGGTATCCACAAAACTATTTGAAAAGTAAACCAGAAGAACAGGTAGCTATAATCAATGAATTGACAGAAAAAGATGGTGGCATTGATTATCTGATAATACATCCATGGGAAGCGAAGCTTATTAGTCCGATAGTTAATGAGTTAAGTAAAAAAGGAATGAAAACTATTTGTGTAGATGGTGACTTACATGGAAGTAATAGATTAGCCTACATTGGGACAGATAATTATAAAGCAGGTGTTAGTGTAGCGCAAGCAATAATAAAGGTAGCTAAGGGAAAGGGAAATGTAATACTTAGTACTATTAGAAAAAGTGAAATAGCTGACATAAGAATAAAAGCAATTGAAGAGTACTTGCATACTCATTCAGATATTAGAATAGTTGATGTTGAAATAAATAATTGTGATATAAATGAAAGATTTAGTTATCTAAAAGATGCTTTAAATAAGTATTCTGACGTTAAAGTTATAGCTGGATTGGATCTACACTTTATAAAGGTTGCTGAGCTTTTAAAGAAATCATCTAATTCAATGGATAAAAAACTTATAGGATTTGATAATACGGATTATAATATAAAAGCTGTTAAAGCAGGAATAGTGGACATTTTAATTTCTCAAAGGCAAAATTTATTTGGACAAGTAGCTCTAAAATCTATATTTGATTATGAAAGTGGAGCTAAAGTTAAAGAAGTAGAATTGCTAGATACCTACCAAATAACCAAGGTTAGTGAGGGTTATTAA
- the namA gene encoding NADPH dehydrogenase NamA, with product MNTFKNYTLKNTNLKNRIVMPPMCMYSSDETGMANDFHYTHYVSRAIGAVGLIILESTGVVENGRTTDNDLGIWDDTHIDGLKKIVNGVKKYGSKIAIQLNHGGRKYTGTASQAVAPSAVKFDERSTLPKELTRDDIKEIVLNFKEAAKRADKAGFDAIEIHGAHGYLIHQFLSPLSNLRKDEYGGDIKNRIRFLKEILEAVTEVWPKEKAILLRVSAYDYKEGGITLNDMIEIINEIKEYIDIVHVSTGGLIPVEINVYPGYQVNYSSIIKEKCNIPTIAVGLITDINMAEEIISNGRADLVAVGRELLRNPYFVLNEAKSRNIDFDYPEQYKGAFK from the coding sequence ATGAATACTTTTAAAAATTATACTTTAAAAAATACGAACTTAAAGAATAGAATTGTTATGCCACCAATGTGCATGTACTCTTCGGATGAGACTGGTATGGCAAATGATTTTCATTACACTCATTATGTTAGCAGAGCCATTGGTGCAGTAGGTCTTATAATACTTGAATCTACAGGAGTTGTTGAAAATGGAAGGACAACAGACAATGATTTAGGGATTTGGGATGACACGCATATAGATGGACTGAAAAAAATTGTTAATGGTGTTAAAAAATATGGTTCTAAAATTGCAATACAATTAAATCATGGTGGAAGAAAATATACAGGAACAGCTAGTCAGGCTGTAGCTCCAAGTGCAGTTAAATTTGATGAAAGAAGCACATTGCCTAAGGAATTAACTAGAGATGATATTAAAGAAATTGTATTAAATTTTAAAGAAGCAGCGAAAAGAGCAGATAAAGCGGGATTTGATGCTATAGAAATACATGGAGCACATGGTTATCTAATACATCAATTTCTATCACCATTATCAAATTTAAGAAAAGATGAATATGGTGGTGATATAAAGAACAGAATCAGATTTCTAAAAGAAATATTGGAAGCTGTGACAGAAGTATGGCCAAAAGAGAAAGCAATTTTGCTTAGAGTATCAGCCTATGATTATAAAGAGGGTGGAATAACGCTAAATGATATGATTGAAATTATAAATGAAATTAAAGAATATATTGATATAGTGCATGTAAGTACTGGAGGATTAATTCCAGTAGAAATAAATGTATATCCAGGATATCAAGTAAATTATTCAAGCATAATAAAAGAAAAGTGTAACATTCCTACAATAGCTGTTGGATTAATTACAGATATTAATATGGCTGAGGAAATAATATCGAATGGCAGGGCAGATTTAGTTGCAGTTGGCAGAGAGCTTTTAAGAAACCCATACTTTGTGTTAAATGAAGCAAAATCTAGAAACATAGATTTTGATTATCCAGAACAATATAAGGGTGCTTTCAAATAA
- a CDS encoding Rrf2 family transcriptional regulator: MKFSVGVEYAIHCLLYMVKLEEGKSVGIRDLATFQGISETYLSKVYAKLSKAGIIKSIPGVKGGYALARSEEEITFWDIVEAVEGSESFFQCAEIRQNNILVDKDNLPDTHTKCPCLIKVVMSEAEDEMRKYLRKKSLAWLYNEVYNKKLPKEVEKATIEWFNNSKK, encoded by the coding sequence ATGAAATTTTCAGTAGGAGTAGAATATGCAATACATTGTTTATTATATATGGTAAAACTAGAAGAAGGTAAATCAGTGGGAATAAGAGACTTGGCAACATTCCAAGGTATTTCAGAAACTTACTTATCTAAAGTATATGCAAAATTAAGCAAAGCAGGAATTATAAAATCTATACCTGGTGTAAAAGGTGGCTATGCATTAGCTCGTAGTGAGGAAGAAATAACATTTTGGGATATTGTTGAAGCAGTAGAAGGAAGCGAATCATTCTTTCAATGTGCGGAAATTAGGCAAAATAATATATTGGTAGATAAAGATAATCTGCCAGATACACATACAAAATGTCCATGTTTAATAAAAGTTGTAATGTCAGAAGCAGAAGATGAGATGAGAAAATACTTAAGAAAAAAATCGTTGGCTTGGTTATACAATGAAGTATATAATAAAAAGCTTCCAAAAGAGGTTGAAAAAGCAACAATTGAATGGTTTAATAATAGCAAAAAGTGA
- a CDS encoding pyridoxamine 5'-phosphate oxidase family protein, translating into MFTEKFFEVLNHEGVVSIVTCSNNEAHVANTWNSYLIIAEGNKILIPAAAMIKTEENVNANPNVKLTLGSKEVMGYNYMGTGFLIEGTAKFLKDGDNFNLMKEKCPFLTRTLEITVTSCKQTL; encoded by the coding sequence ATGTTTACAGAAAAATTTTTTGAGGTATTAAATCATGAGGGAGTGGTTTCTATTGTAACTTGTTCAAATAACGAAGCTCATGTCGCTAATACATGGAACAGTTACTTAATCATTGCAGAAGGAAATAAAATCTTAATCCCTGCAGCTGCCATGATTAAAACAGAAGAAAATGTTAATGCTAATCCTAACGTTAAATTAACTCTTGGTAGTAAAGAAGTGATGGGATACAATTATATGGGAACCGGATTTTTAATTGAAGGAACTGCTAAATTCTTAAAAGATGGAGATAATTTTAATCTAATGAAAGAAAAGTGTCCATTCTTAACAAGAACATTAGAAATTACAGTTACATCTTGTAAGCAAACATTATAG
- a CDS encoding FAD-dependent oxidoreductase, which translates to MKNYDVVIAGGGFSGSIAAIAASREGAKTLVIESNGFLGGTLTGAGVGPMMTFHAGDKQVIRGITDELIERLKESGKSPGHILDSSMYTYSVTPFDAEAMKYEIETMLLESGGEVLYHTMLAGAQMSNGRIESIKICNKAGVSDIKAKIFIDATGDGDLGAFAGIPFTKGREKDGAAQPMTLNMKIRDVNMEKLKEFIKKDPENFARIHKDVTTIDKVPRLSVIGFVKEFNEAKEKGEISIKREDVLFFETNNPGEIIVNTTRILGCDSTDPWSLSKAEIEGRKQCKELEAFFKKYLTGFENATFIQSGPSIGVRGSRQIKGLYTLTAEDLLNKEKFEDTIAHSGYPIDIHSPDGEGTASKMLEWGDYYNIPLRILVPENIDNLIVVGRCVSATFEAQAAIRVTPTVGAIGQAGGTAAAIAAKKMISVQNVDVKEVQERLVENGSYLDV; encoded by the coding sequence ATGAAAAATTATGATGTTGTTATAGCTGGAGGCGGCTTTTCTGGTTCAATAGCTGCTATAGCAGCTTCACGAGAAGGTGCTAAAACATTGGTAATTGAAAGCAACGGTTTCCTTGGTGGAACGCTAACAGGTGCAGGCGTTGGCCCGATGATGACATTCCATGCTGGTGATAAGCAAGTTATTCGTGGAATCACAGATGAATTAATAGAAAGATTAAAAGAGTCAGGTAAATCTCCAGGTCATATTTTAGACTCTAGCATGTATACGTATTCCGTAACGCCATTTGATGCTGAAGCAATGAAATACGAAATTGAAACAATGCTATTAGAAAGTGGTGGAGAAGTTTTATATCATACTATGCTTGCTGGTGCTCAAATGAGTAATGGGAGGATAGAAAGTATAAAGATATGTAATAAGGCTGGGGTAAGTGATATTAAAGCTAAAATATTCATTGATGCGACAGGGGACGGTGATCTTGGAGCATTTGCAGGTATTCCTTTTACTAAAGGAAGAGAAAAGGATGGAGCAGCTCAGCCAATGACTTTGAATATGAAAATTAGAGATGTGAATATGGAAAAATTAAAGGAATTTATAAAAAAAGATCCTGAGAATTTCGCCAGAATTCATAAAGATGTTACTACTATAGACAAGGTGCCAAGATTATCAGTAATAGGATTTGTTAAGGAATTTAACGAAGCAAAAGAAAAAGGTGAGATATCAATAAAAAGGGAAGATGTACTTTTCTTTGAAACTAATAATCCAGGAGAGATTATAGTTAACACTACAAGGATATTAGGGTGTGATAGTACTGATCCATGGAGCCTAAGCAAAGCTGAAATAGAGGGAAGAAAACAGTGCAAGGAATTGGAAGCCTTCTTTAAGAAGTACCTTACTGGATTCGAAAATGCTACTTTCATACAAAGTGGTCCATCTATAGGTGTAAGAGGTTCAAGACAAATTAAAGGTTTGTATACTTTAACTGCTGAAGACCTACTTAATAAAGAAAAGTTTGAAGATACAATAGCTCATTCAGGATATCCTATTGATATACATAGTCCTGATGGAGAGGGCACCGCGAGTAAAATGCTTGAATGGGGAGATTACTATAACATTCCACTTAGAATTTTAGTTCCGGAAAATATAGATAATCTTATTGTTGTTGGAAGATGTGTTTCTGCAACTTTTGAAGCACAAGCAGCAATAAGAGTAACGCCTACAGTAGGTGCTATAGGACAAGCTGGAGGTACTGCAGCAGCAATAGCAGCAAAGAAGATGATTTCAGTACAAAATGTTGATGTTAAGGAAGTACAAGAAAGATTAGTTGAAAATGGTTCATATTTAGATGTTTAA
- a CDS encoding nuclear transport factor 2 family protein — translation MNMKLQEPIETYFNTSNKSDPKKFISIFTEDAIVIDEGQEYIGLDKIREWSIKHHFAAKLELKVIDISEKNLITIVKAKIDGDFDKTGLPDPLLLDFHFTILKEMVARLEILFPQNI, via the coding sequence ATGAATATGAAATTACAAGAACCTATTGAAACTTATTTTAATACATCCAATAAATCAGATCCAAAGAAATTTATATCAATTTTCACTGAAGATGCAATTGTAATTGATGAAGGTCAAGAATATATTGGGTTAGATAAAATACGAGAATGGAGTATAAAGCACCACTTTGCAGCTAAGCTTGAATTAAAGGTTATAGATATTAGTGAAAAAAATCTTATAACAATTGTTAAAGCTAAAATAGATGGTGATTTTGATAAAACTGGACTTCCAGATCCTCTATTATTAGATTTTCATTTTACTATATTAAAAGAAATGGTGGCTAGGTTAGAAATATTGTTTCCCCAAAATATATAA
- a CDS encoding 4Fe-4S binding protein, translated as MPRIISKSDCVGCANCERVCIVGCITEDTDKKRRINESACVDCGACQLACPRKCISQK; from the coding sequence ATGCCTAGAATAATCAGTAAATCTGACTGTGTGGGTTGTGCAAATTGCGAGCGAGTATGCATTGTTGGATGCATTACAGAAGATACGGATAAGAAAAGAAGAATCAATGAATCTGCTTGTGTTGACTGTGGAGCTTGCCAATTAGCTTGCCCTAGAAAATGTATTTCTCAAAAATAA